One region of Culex pipiens pallens isolate TS chromosome 2, TS_CPP_V2, whole genome shotgun sequence genomic DNA includes:
- the LOC120421145 gene encoding ejaculatory bulb-specific protein 3-like, whose protein sequence is MKYLIALALLIVAVAAQNKYTTKYDGIDLDEILKSDRLFNNYYKCLLEQPGGRCTPDANELKRILPEALQTNCAKCSKKQKDGAVKVINYLIDNRSAQWQVLQKKYDPENIYITQYRTEARAAGVKV, encoded by the coding sequence ATGAAATATTTAATCGCACTTGCCCTGCTGATCGTGGCCGTGGCCGCCCAGAACAAGTACACCACCAAGTACGACGGCATCGATCTGGATGAGATCCTCAAGTCCGATCGGCTGTTCAACAACTACTACAAGTGCCTGCTGGAGCAACCCGGTGGCCGTTGCACCCCGGACGCCAACGAGCTGAAGCGAATCCTGCCGGAAGCCCTGCAGACCAACTGTGCCAAGTGTAGCAAGAAGCAAAAGGACGGTGCCGTCAAGGTCATCAACTACCTGATCGACAACCGGTCCGCGCAGTGGCAGGTGCTGCAGAAGAAGTACGATCCGGAGAACATCTACATCACCCAGTACCGCACCGAGGCCCGTGCCGCCGGAGTCAAGGTCTAA